The DNA segment TGAAGGTTATACCAATGCCTATTATGTTCGAATGACTTTGGCTGAGCTTAAAGAAAAAGGAATTGATGGTGAAGAGGTAACTGATCCAGTTAATGGAAGTAGGTCAGTTTGGGTAAATGCTGAATTTGGGGACAAGTTACAACAGCTTGGAATTCCTGCTAAAACAATTGTAGATTACGTTTCTGAACATTTCTCGGAAACAATCAAAAGATATGCCGACGAGATTATGACCAGACAGAATGTTCAGGCTTTATTAGAGCTTGTGAAGAATACTAACGCGGCGATTGTGAGAGAGCTTGTGCCGGATATGCTATCTTTAGGGCAAGTTCATAAGGTTTTACAAAACTTGGTTAGAGAAAGAGTTAGTATTCGAGACCTTTCTACAATTTTAGAAAGATTAGCTGACTATGCACACGTTTCAAGAGACACAAATCTTTTAGCTGAGTATGTACGACAGTCTTTAGCGAGACAAGTTTGTGGTCAGTATGCAGACAAAGAAGATACTGTTACTGTTGTTACGATAGACCCTAGATTAGAAGAAACCATGATAAGCGCTATTCATCAAAGTGAGTATGGCTCCTTTTTGGCTCTAGACCCTGGTCTTGGAGAAAGTGTCTTGGGCCAGATAAAAGAACATTTGAAAAACTTTAATAAATTGAAAAAACCATCAATCATTCTTTGTTCACCTAGACTGAGACCACACTTCAAACGTTTTATTGAGAGAAATTTTCCAATGTTTGCTGTTTTGTCGTACAATGAAATTGTTCCGCAGATAAAAGTGCAGTCCATCGGCATTATTAATAACTAATTGATTAAAAAATATCGATTGATTTATAGTGCAATAGTTGCAATTAAATTACGATAGTTTTATGATTTAGAATTAACAGGAGAATAAATGTCTAACAACTACGAAAATATTCAACAAACCACGGATTTTGCCAACGAAGTCCCCTTATCAGTTCTATATGCCAATGATGAGTTCTTGCGACACCAAATGGCTTCGGAACAAGACAATTTAAATGACTTCATTAAGTTGTGTGGGATACTTCCAACTAAAAATATGGCTGAATCAGATTTAGTTGAAAATATAATAAAAAATGCTCTATTAGTAGAGTTTGGTGAGGATTTACTGAAGGACGCAGAGATTGTTGATGTTATCAGAGACTCTATTTTAGCTGACTCATCTTTAAAAGAAAAAGTAATGATTTTTGCAGATAAGCACTGTAAGCAAAAAGAGTTAGACAAAACACTTATAAATTAACTATATTTTTGTTATTATTTGACTATGTCAAATTTGTCAAAAAAAACAGAGTTTTCTCGTAAAGAAATGTCTGGATGGGGAGATTCATCAGACACGACTAGCACTAAATTCGAATTTAAACGTCTTCCTAATGTTATAGATAAACAAGTTGAAG comes from the Candidatus Margulisiibacteriota bacterium genome and includes:
- a CDS encoding FHIPEP family type III secretion protein → MTTCPPSQNGPLLERITLVRYQIGQELGFVIPGVRVMDDLSLPPNQYKVEIRGTKVALGEGYTNAYYVRMTLAELKEKGIDGEEVTDPVNGSRSVWVNAEFGDKLQQLGIPAKTIVDYVSEHFSETIKRYADEIMTRQNVQALLELVKNTNAAIVRELVPDMLSLGQVHKVLQNLVRERVSIRDLSTILERLADYAHVSRDTNLLAEYVRQSLARQVCGQYADKEDTVTVVTIDPRLEETMISAIHQSEYGSFLALDPGLGESVLGQIKEHLKNFNKLKKPSIILCSPRLRPHFKRFIERNFPMFAVLSYNEIVPQIKVQSIGIINN